From the Fibrobacter sp. genome, one window contains:
- a CDS encoding NADP-dependent malic enzyme, with amino-acid sequence MSKDLKEQALEYHSMGKPGKIEIVPTKPHSTQTDLGLAYTPGVAVPCLEIEKDNNLAYEYTGKGNLVAVISNGTAVLGLGDIGALAGKPVMEGKALLFKIYAGIDVFDIEINEKDPKKFIEIVKGIAPTFGGINLEDIKAPECFEIEDTLKAELDIPVMHDDQHGTAIISSAGLLNAIEVAGKSIRDVKMVVNGAGAAACACTRLYLSLGLKKENLVMCDSKGVIRKDRKGLTEAKAFFATDRTDIETLADAMKGADVFVGLSKGNILTREMVRSMADQPIVFALANPTPEISYEEAMASRGDLIFATGRSDYPNQVNNVIGFPYIFRGALDVRATCINEHMKHAAVRAIAKLAHEPVPDVVNIAYNAQRFTFGKEYLIPKPLDPRLLTEVSIAVAKAAIESGVARKPITDWDAYYDRLRDMMGYDNKLIRQFSDTARSNPKRVVFAEGDNLNMLKAAVQAKLEGVAHPILLGNAERIQMMANKEQLDLTGIKIVNPRSPEEFECRRKYAEIYADENGRNGVTFEEARDDMFEPNHFGMMMVKVGDADAFITGGYSKYSETIELAKEIIGIREDYKHFGAMHILSTRKGTFFLADTLVNRDPDTETLVDIAKLTHDAVKFFAHDPVMAMLSYANFGSDKEAARGTANKARDAVKMIHEQFPDYMLDGEMQVNVALDKELRDSKYPFNKLKGQTVNTLIFPCLSSANTTCKMLLEMGVGESIGPVQMGLNKPVHFTDSDASVHDIFNLTVAAVIDAIVQEKKDEEKDKRKYDRIW; translated from the coding sequence ATGAGCAAAGATTTGAAGGAACAGGCGCTGGAATACCATTCCATGGGCAAACCCGGCAAGATCGAAATTGTGCCCACCAAGCCCCACAGTACCCAGACGGATCTGGGCCTCGCTTACACTCCGGGCGTGGCTGTGCCCTGCCTCGAAATCGAGAAGGACAACAACCTCGCTTACGAATACACGGGCAAGGGCAACCTCGTCGCCGTGATTTCTAACGGCACAGCGGTTCTCGGCCTCGGCGATATCGGAGCCCTGGCAGGCAAGCCCGTGATGGAAGGCAAGGCCCTTCTCTTCAAGATTTACGCGGGCATCGACGTCTTTGACATCGAAATCAACGAGAAGGACCCGAAGAAGTTCATCGAGATCGTGAAGGGAATCGCCCCAACGTTTGGCGGCATCAACCTGGAAGATATCAAGGCTCCGGAATGCTTCGAGATCGAGGACACCCTCAAGGCGGAGCTGGACATTCCCGTGATGCACGACGACCAGCACGGCACGGCCATCATTTCTTCGGCGGGCCTGCTGAACGCTATCGAGGTGGCGGGCAAGAGCATCCGCGACGTGAAGATGGTGGTGAACGGTGCCGGCGCTGCCGCCTGCGCCTGCACTCGCCTGTATCTTTCCCTGGGTCTCAAGAAAGAGAACCTGGTGATGTGCGACAGCAAGGGCGTCATCCGCAAGGACCGCAAGGGCCTCACCGAGGCGAAGGCCTTCTTTGCCACCGACCGCACCGACATCGAGACTCTCGCCGACGCCATGAAGGGCGCCGACGTGTTCGTGGGGCTTTCGAAGGGGAACATTTTGACCCGGGAGATGGTCCGCAGTATGGCCGACCAGCCCATCGTCTTTGCGCTGGCGAACCCCACTCCCGAAATCAGCTACGAAGAGGCTATGGCCAGCCGTGGCGACCTGATTTTTGCCACGGGCCGTAGCGACTACCCGAACCAGGTGAACAACGTTATCGGTTTCCCCTACATTTTCCGCGGGGCCCTGGACGTGCGTGCCACTTGCATCAACGAACACATGAAGCATGCAGCGGTGCGTGCCATTGCAAAGCTTGCCCACGAGCCCGTGCCCGACGTGGTGAACATCGCCTACAACGCCCAGCGCTTTACCTTCGGCAAGGAATACCTGATTCCGAAGCCCCTTGACCCCCGCCTGCTCACCGAAGTTTCTATTGCCGTGGCCAAGGCCGCCATCGAAAGCGGTGTGGCCCGCAAGCCTATAACCGACTGGGACGCCTACTACGACAGGCTCCGCGACATGATGGGCTACGACAACAAGCTCATCCGTCAGTTCAGCGATACGGCCCGCAGTAACCCGAAGCGCGTGGTGTTCGCCGAAGGCGACAACCTCAACATGCTCAAGGCCGCCGTGCAGGCGAAGCTCGAAGGTGTCGCTCACCCGATTCTGCTGGGTAACGCCGAACGCATCCAAATGATGGCGAATAAGGAACAGCTCGACCTCACGGGCATCAAGATTGTGAACCCCCGCTCTCCCGAGGAATTCGAATGCCGTCGCAAGTATGCCGAAATCTATGCCGACGAGAACGGTCGCAACGGCGTGACCTTCGAAGAAGCCCGCGACGACATGTTCGAGCCCAACCACTTTGGCATGATGATGGTGAAGGTGGGCGACGCCGATGCCTTTATTACCGGTGGTTATTCCAAGTACAGCGAAACTATCGAACTGGCCAAGGAAATTATCGGCATCCGCGAAGACTACAAGCACTTCGGCGCCATGCACATCTTGAGCACCCGCAAGGGGACCTTCTTCCTGGCGGACACCCTGGTGAACCGCGACCCCGATACCGAAACCCTGGTGGATATCGCAAAGCTCACCCACGACGCGGTGAAGTTCTTTGCCCACGATCCCGTGATGGCTATGCTCAGCTACGCGAACTTCGGATCTGACAAGGAAGCCGCCCGCGGAACGGCAAACAAGGCCCGCGATGCGGTGAAGATGATTCACGAACAGTTCCCGGACTATATGCTCGACGGTGAAATGCAGGTGAACGTGGCCCTGGACAAGGAACTGCGGGACTCCAAGTACCCCTTCAACAAGTTGAAGGGTCAGACGGTGAACACCTTGATTTTCCCGTGCCTTTCTTCGGCCAATACGACTTGCAAGATGCTCCTGGAAATGGGCGTAGGCGAATCCATCGGTCCTGTGCAGATGGGCCTGAACAAGCCGGTGCACTTTACCGACTCCGACGCTTCGGTCCACGACATCTTCAACCTGACGGTGGCCGCCGTCATCGACGCCATCGTTCAAGAGAAGAAGGACGAAGAGAAAGACAAGAGAAAATACGACAGGATCTGGTAA
- a CDS encoding cysteine desulfurase yields MDAEKIRSEFPMLVAGDKDAKPLAFLDSTATTQKPACVIDAMDDFYRKHYSSVKRGVYRLSARTTEAFEATRKNVAKFINAKTEDEIVFTRGTTESINLVAWSYGRKFFEAGDEILISGLEHHANIVSWQLVAEMKGAKIKVIPVLDNGDLDLAALPGLLNVRTKMVAVAHVSNSVGTVNPIAEIIATVRGLAPQAKILIDAAQSSSHIKIDVQKLDCDFLAFSGHKMYGPTGVGVLYGKYEVLDSMPPWHGGGEMIKNVTFEKTTYADVPARFEAGTPMIAEVIGLGKAIEWINEVGIENIRKHEEEITQYALEQLAQIPQVKIFGNPKERGALISITLDGIAVSDAAMILDEENVAVRSGHHCAQPVMDRFGVDATLRLSFGAYTLKRDIDRFVAGIKRVLRLFG; encoded by the coding sequence ATTGATGCCGAAAAAATCCGTAGCGAATTTCCGATGCTTGTCGCAGGCGATAAGGATGCAAAGCCCCTCGCCTTCTTGGACAGCACGGCCACCACGCAAAAGCCCGCATGCGTCATCGACGCGATGGACGACTTTTACCGCAAGCACTACAGTTCCGTAAAGCGCGGCGTATACCGCCTGAGCGCCCGCACCACCGAAGCATTCGAAGCCACCCGCAAGAATGTCGCAAAATTTATTAACGCCAAGACCGAAGACGAAATCGTGTTCACCCGCGGCACCACCGAAAGCATCAATCTGGTGGCGTGGAGTTACGGTCGCAAGTTCTTCGAGGCGGGCGACGAGATTCTGATTAGCGGTCTGGAGCACCACGCCAACATCGTGAGCTGGCAGCTGGTTGCCGAAATGAAGGGCGCCAAGATCAAGGTGATTCCCGTTTTGGACAACGGCGATTTGGATTTGGCGGCACTTCCCGGACTTTTGAATGTGCGCACCAAGATGGTGGCAGTAGCGCACGTGAGCAATTCCGTCGGCACAGTGAACCCCATTGCAGAAATTATCGCGACCGTTCGGGGCCTCGCCCCGCAGGCAAAGATTCTGATTGATGCCGCCCAGAGTTCCAGCCACATCAAGATTGACGTGCAAAAGCTGGACTGCGACTTTCTCGCCTTCAGTGGACACAAGATGTATGGTCCCACCGGCGTGGGTGTGCTCTACGGCAAGTACGAAGTTTTGGATAGCATGCCTCCCTGGCACGGCGGTGGCGAGATGATCAAGAACGTGACTTTTGAAAAAACGACTTACGCCGATGTTCCCGCACGTTTCGAGGCAGGCACGCCTATGATCGCCGAAGTCATCGGGCTCGGCAAGGCCATTGAATGGATTAATGAAGTCGGCATCGAGAACATCCGCAAGCACGAAGAAGAAATTACGCAGTATGCGCTGGAACAGCTTGCGCAAATTCCGCAGGTGAAAATTTTCGGGAACCCGAAGGAACGGGGTGCCCTCATCAGCATCACGCTGGATGGCATCGCCGTCAGCGACGCCGCCATGATTCTCGACGAAGAAAACGTGGCAGTTCGCAGCGGGCACCACTGCGCCCAACCTGTGATGGACCGCTTCGGCGTCGACGCCACGCTTCGTTTGAGCTTCGGCGCGTACACCCTGAAGCGCGACATCGACCGCTTTGTCGCAGGCATCAAGCGAGTTCTCCGACTCTTCGGTTAA
- the pheA gene encoding prephenate dehydratase yields MKKIAFQGRRGAYSESAAYHLFGTDIEVVPMDTFGEIFQSIETGAVDGGAIPIENSTAGSIYENYDLLYKWRLPIVAEVKLQISHTLCALPGVKLADLKKVLSHPQGLAQCSRFFGRNPGIESVAFYDTAGSAEEVAKRGDKTLGAIASAYAAKFYGLDILAEGIENLKGVNFTRFYAIQKVAVDLPEVGSGDTPIKTTLLFMLNDSGKSGALHAALGCFAKRDLNLTRIESRPHPDRPWEYIFHLSFEGNPKDPLVVEALKELQSYCDFVYRLGSFKEGSTEKLSY; encoded by the coding sequence ATGAAAAAGATTGCATTCCAGGGTCGTCGCGGAGCCTATAGCGAAAGTGCCGCTTATCATTTGTTCGGAACAGACATCGAAGTGGTGCCTATGGACACCTTCGGTGAGATTTTCCAGAGCATCGAGACCGGCGCCGTGGACGGCGGTGCAATTCCTATCGAAAATTCTACGGCAGGTTCCATCTACGAAAATTACGACCTGCTTTACAAGTGGCGCCTGCCCATCGTGGCAGAGGTAAAGCTCCAAATTTCGCATACCCTGTGCGCCCTGCCCGGAGTGAAACTTGCTGACCTGAAGAAGGTGCTGAGCCACCCCCAGGGACTTGCCCAGTGCAGCCGATTCTTCGGTCGCAATCCCGGTATCGAAAGTGTGGCCTTCTACGACACCGCTGGTAGTGCCGAAGAGGTAGCCAAGCGCGGAGACAAGACTTTAGGTGCCATCGCCAGCGCCTATGCCGCCAAGTTCTACGGCCTGGACATTCTGGCCGAAGGAATCGAGAACCTGAAGGGCGTGAACTTCACCCGCTTTTACGCCATCCAGAAGGTGGCCGTCGATTTGCCCGAAGTCGGGTCCGGCGACACCCCCATCAAGACCACCCTACTCTTTATGCTGAACGATTCCGGAAAGTCCGGAGCGCTCCATGCGGCGCTTGGCTGTTTTGCCAAGCGGGACTTGAACCTGACCCGCATCGAAAGCAGGCCCCATCCGGACAGGCCCTGGGAATACATCTTCCACCTGTCCTTCGAAGGGAACCCCAAGGACCCGCTGGTGGTAGAAGCCCTGAAGGAACTGCAGTCCTACTGCGATTTCGTATATCGCCTAGGCAGTTTCAAAGAAGGCTCCACCGAAAAGCTGAGCTACTAG
- the ybaK gene encoding Cys-tRNA(Pro) deacylase: MDIKKTNAARILDRQKIQYELIPYKVDENDLGAQHVADSLGEDINQVFKTILVHGDKIGYLVCVVPGNLEVDLKGAAKVSGNKKIDTVPLKDLTPLTGYIRGGCSPLGLKKNFPIFIHETALQFPFIYVSAGERGLQLKIAPADLVKATRGTVGVIARVPPTAPED, encoded by the coding sequence ATGGATATCAAGAAGACAAACGCCGCACGAATCTTGGACCGCCAGAAGATCCAGTACGAGCTAATCCCTTACAAGGTGGATGAAAACGACTTGGGCGCCCAACATGTGGCGGACAGCCTGGGCGAAGACATCAACCAGGTTTTCAAGACAATCCTGGTCCATGGTGATAAAATCGGCTACCTGGTATGCGTCGTTCCAGGTAATTTGGAAGTGGATTTGAAAGGAGCCGCCAAGGTCAGCGGCAACAAGAAAATCGATACCGTCCCCTTGAAGGACTTGACCCCGTTGACAGGCTACATCCGGGGTGGTTGCAGCCCTCTTGGACTCAAGAAGAATTTTCCCATCTTTATTCACGAAACCGCCCTGCAGTTTCCGTTTATTTATGTGAGTGCCGGTGAACGAGGCTTGCAGTTGAAGATTGCCCCGGCAGATTTGGTTAAGGCAACCCGCGGAACAGTGGGAGTGATTGCTCGCGTGCCTCCCACTGCGCCCGAAGACTGA
- a CDS encoding TlpA family protein disulfide reductase, with amino-acid sequence MRISTLKWALIPLVLLGGIYLYRTVALERSFREIPKTVVNFEALKADGSRTDYAREKGEMTLIVLSASWCPGCLMEIPMLQKFHREYGPRGLKILMIDEDDNLKTMARFKKAKEMPWTVVHWNYDAMNALGNPGVIPVSYLVDKEDNIDKVFVGDASESELRRRIEKLLGV; translated from the coding sequence ATGCGTATTTCTACACTAAAATGGGCTTTGATTCCCCTTGTTTTGCTTGGGGGAATCTACTTGTACCGTACTGTTGCCCTGGAACGGTCTTTTCGGGAAATCCCCAAGACGGTAGTGAACTTTGAGGCTTTGAAGGCCGATGGTAGCCGGACGGATTACGCAAGGGAGAAAGGAGAGATGACCCTTATCGTTTTGAGTGCCAGCTGGTGTCCTGGTTGCCTCATGGAAATTCCCATGCTTCAGAAATTCCATCGGGAATATGGCCCTAGGGGACTAAAAATCCTGATGATAGACGAAGACGATAACCTCAAGACCATGGCTCGGTTCAAGAAGGCTAAGGAAATGCCCTGGACCGTGGTCCACTGGAACTACGACGCCATGAACGCTCTCGGGAATCCGGGAGTCATTCCCGTAAGCTACCTGGTAGATAAAGAGGACAATATTGACAAGGTGTTCGTGGGTGACGCAAGCGAGTCGGAGCTACGACGGCGGATCGAGAAGTTATTAGGGGTGTGA
- the thiC gene encoding phosphomethylpyrimidine synthase ThiC, with translation MDIKGATFPQSSKIYVQGKLFSEIRVGMREVKIDDPKTPVVPVYDTSGLYGDASAEIDIKKGLPKIREGWREWLKDVPGAEGCKTQLDFARKGIITPEMEYVAIRENQRLDQILPKDSGIKPITPEFVCSEVAAGRAIIPSNMNHPECEPMIIGNAFLTKINSNIGNSALSSGIEEEVEKLVWSVKWGADTVMDLSTGKNIHETREWILRNSPVPIGTVPIYQALEKVKGKAEDLTWEAYRDTLIEQAEQGVDYFTIHAGLLLKHIPLTLKRTTGIVSRGGSILALWSMVHKKENFLYTHFREICEILAKYDVAVSLGDGLRPGSIADANDAAQFGELETLGELTKIAWEYGVQVIIEGPGHVPMHKIQDNMAKQTEKCFNAPFYTLGPLTTDIAPGYDHITSAIGAAQIGWYGTAMLCYVTPKEHLGLPDRDDVRAGVVTYKLAAHAADLAKGHFGAQFRDDALSRARFDFRWNDQFALSLDPEKAMEFHDKTLPESRAKSSHFCSMCGPNFCSMRISKAIRNFVEKGEVGDV, from the coding sequence ATGGATATAAAGGGTGCGACCTTTCCGCAATCCAGCAAGATTTATGTGCAGGGAAAATTGTTTTCCGAAATTCGCGTGGGCATGCGAGAGGTAAAGATTGACGACCCCAAAACACCGGTGGTCCCCGTTTATGATACCAGCGGACTTTACGGCGACGCCTCTGCAGAAATTGACATAAAGAAGGGACTCCCCAAGATTCGCGAAGGCTGGAGAGAATGGCTCAAGGATGTTCCCGGTGCAGAAGGCTGCAAGACCCAGCTGGACTTCGCCCGCAAGGGAATCATCACTCCCGAAATGGAATACGTGGCCATCCGCGAAAACCAGCGTCTGGACCAGATTCTGCCCAAGGACTCGGGCATCAAGCCTATCACGCCGGAATTCGTCTGCTCCGAAGTGGCTGCAGGCAGGGCCATCATCCCTTCCAATATGAACCACCCGGAATGCGAACCCATGATTATCGGCAACGCCTTCCTCACCAAGATCAATTCCAACATCGGGAACTCCGCCCTCAGTAGCGGTATCGAAGAAGAGGTGGAAAAGTTGGTGTGGTCCGTCAAGTGGGGGGCCGACACCGTCATGGACCTTTCTACCGGCAAGAACATCCACGAGACTAGGGAATGGATTCTGCGGAACAGCCCCGTACCTATCGGCACCGTGCCTATCTACCAAGCTCTTGAAAAAGTCAAGGGCAAGGCCGAAGACCTGACTTGGGAAGCCTATCGCGACACCCTGATTGAGCAGGCCGAACAGGGCGTGGACTACTTTACCATTCACGCAGGGCTCTTGCTAAAACACATCCCGCTGACCCTGAAACGCACTACGGGAATCGTGAGCCGCGGAGGCTCTATCCTTGCGCTTTGGAGCATGGTCCACAAAAAAGAAAACTTCCTTTACACCCACTTCCGGGAAATCTGCGAGATCCTCGCCAAATACGACGTGGCCGTTTCCCTTGGTGACGGGTTGCGTCCGGGATCCATTGCCGACGCCAATGACGCCGCCCAGTTCGGAGAACTGGAAACCTTGGGCGAACTGACCAAAATCGCCTGGGAATACGGCGTGCAAGTGATTATCGAAGGCCCGGGCCATGTGCCCATGCACAAGATTCAGGACAACATGGCCAAGCAGACGGAAAAGTGCTTCAACGCCCCCTTCTACACCTTAGGCCCCCTCACCACCGACATCGCTCCCGGATATGACCACATTACCTCGGCCATCGGGGCGGCGCAGATTGGCTGGTACGGCACTGCCATGCTGTGCTACGTGACGCCCAAGGAACACTTGGGACTTCCGGACCGAGATGACGTGCGCGCCGGTGTGGTAACCTACAAACTGGCGGCCCATGCGGCGGACCTCGCCAAGGGTCATTTCGGAGCCCAGTTCAGGGACGACGCCCTTTCCCGCGCCCGTTTCGACTTCCGCTGGAACGACCAGTTCGCCCTTTCTCTTGACCCAGAAAAGGCCATGGAATTCCATGACAAGACCCTTCCCGAAAGCAGAGCCAAGAGCAGTCATTTCTGCAGCATGTGCGGCCCGAACTTCTGCAGTATGAGGATTTCCAAGGCTATAAGAAATTTCGTCGAAAAAGGCGAAGTGGGAGACGTCTAG
- a CDS encoding C40 family peptidase produces MVLFAKYIAGFAIALVCMGLCCCTFPVRTGYDRSIGGYKSAPSEHASTEKTGAKSSTGASPSRDPSHKKTTAGATKQAATQKMAHENAPKQASNSSLEKLAQSWIGTRYLYGGSSRSGTDCSGYVMQLYKEHYGISLPHNAGQMYDDSRGSSVSRGSLQEGDLVFFGSFWKIDHVGIYLKGDRFTHASTSKGVMISPMSDNYWRPKYQGARRFR; encoded by the coding sequence ATGGTCCTGTTTGCCAAATACATTGCCGGCTTTGCAATAGCCCTTGTTTGTATGGGCTTGTGCTGTTGCACTTTCCCAGTTCGCACCGGTTACGACAGGAGTATCGGCGGTTACAAGTCTGCACCGAGTGAACACGCATCTACGGAGAAAACCGGGGCGAAGTCCAGCACGGGAGCCTCCCCGAGCAGGGATCCATCGCACAAGAAAACCACCGCAGGGGCTACCAAACAGGCCGCCACCCAAAAGATGGCTCACGAAAATGCTCCCAAGCAAGCCTCCAACTCCTCCTTAGAAAAGCTAGCACAGTCCTGGATAGGTACCCGCTATCTCTATGGCGGCAGTTCCAGGTCCGGTACGGACTGCTCCGGCTATGTGATGCAACTTTACAAGGAACACTATGGAATAAGCTTGCCCCATAACGCAGGCCAGATGTACGATGATAGCCGTGGCAGTTCCGTGAGCCGGGGCAGCCTGCAGGAAGGGGACCTTGTATTTTTTGGCAGCTTCTGGAAAATTGACCACGTGGGAATTTATCTGAAAGGGGACCGCTTTACCCACGCCAGCACCAGTAAGGGCGTGATGATATCCCCCATGAGCGACAACTACTGGCGACCCAAGTACCAGGGGGCGAGACGGTTTAGGTGA
- the dtd gene encoding D-tyrosyl-tRNA(Tyr) deacylase: MKFLIQRVLNAQVDIEGLTVGKIGKGYMILIGVGEDDTREIANRLIHKMLALRIFADENGKTNLSIKDVGGELLLVSQFTLYANCNKGNRPTFNGAGNPTLANELYEYIIAECKKEIPVVQTGKFGADMQVSLVNDGPFTIMLE; the protein is encoded by the coding sequence ATGAAATTCCTAATTCAGCGTGTATTGAACGCCCAGGTGGATATCGAAGGGCTGACTGTCGGCAAGATCGGCAAGGGCTACATGATCCTCATCGGCGTGGGCGAAGACGATACCCGCGAAATCGCCAACAGGCTCATCCACAAGATGCTTGCGCTGCGCATCTTCGCCGACGAAAACGGCAAGACGAATCTTTCCATCAAGGACGTAGGCGGCGAACTCCTGCTTGTTTCGCAGTTCACGCTTTACGCCAACTGCAACAAGGGAAACCGTCCGACTTTCAACGGTGCAGGCAACCCCACACTCGCAAACGAACTCTACGAATACATCATTGCCGAGTGCAAAAAAGAAATCCCCGTCGTACAGACAGGGAAATTCGGCGCCGATATGCAGGTGAGCCTCGTAAACGACGGCCCCTTCACAATTATGCTAGAGTAG
- the genX gene encoding EF-P lysine aminoacylase GenX has product MFSPTCNRETWIKRQDLMRKVRAFFEARGVLEVETPVLSNACGTDPQLDYFEIESPHRFMMTSPEFHMKRLLSAGFGDIFQITKSFRKDEFGAHHNNEFSMVEWYRVGMPQEQLMDEVEALVSEILGKPLNARRTRWIDAFRNYAGVDPLTATDGDFVAACRSKDIPLPAASTDMSREDWWDYLMVFAVEPALAKNGPEFILDYPQSQAALAQTYVGEDGHTWARRFELFVDQVELCNGYTELTDAKEQRRRFEADLEIRRRMNKPLPTIDENFLQALESGMPACSGVALGLDRLFMLALNKAEIKDVILFPSPIA; this is encoded by the coding sequence ATGTTCTCTCCCACCTGCAACCGTGAAACCTGGATAAAGCGTCAAGACCTGATGCGTAAGGTTCGTGCTTTCTTCGAAGCTCGCGGGGTTTTGGAAGTGGAAACGCCGGTGCTGTCCAACGCTTGCGGCACCGACCCGCAGCTGGATTACTTCGAGATTGAATCGCCCCACCGTTTCATGATGACCAGTCCAGAATTCCACATGAAACGCCTACTCTCGGCAGGGTTCGGCGACATCTTCCAGATTACCAAGTCCTTTCGTAAGGACGAATTCGGCGCACACCACAACAACGAATTCAGCATGGTGGAATGGTACCGTGTGGGCATGCCCCAGGAGCAGCTGATGGACGAGGTGGAAGCCCTGGTCTCGGAGATTCTCGGGAAACCCCTCAACGCCCGCCGCACCCGCTGGATTGATGCCTTCAGGAATTACGCCGGCGTGGACCCCCTTACCGCCACCGACGGAGACTTCGTCGCAGCCTGCAGGTCCAAAGACATTCCCCTCCCAGCCGCCTCTACAGACATGTCCCGGGAAGACTGGTGGGACTACCTGATGGTCTTTGCCGTAGAACCGGCGTTAGCAAAGAACGGTCCGGAGTTCATTCTGGATTACCCCCAGTCCCAGGCGGCTCTCGCCCAGACCTACGTTGGCGAAGACGGCCACACCTGGGCTCGCCGGTTTGAACTGTTTGTGGATCAGGTGGAACTTTGCAACGGCTATACGGAACTGACCGATGCCAAGGAACAGCGCAGGCGTTTCGAGGCCGACCTTGAAATCCGTCGTAGGATGAACAAACCTTTGCCAACCATAGACGAAAACTTCTTGCAGGCGCTGGAATCGGGGATGCCCGCCTGCTCCGGCGTGGCGCTGGGCCTGGACCGGCTCTTTATGCTGGCCCTGAACAAGGCAGAAATCAAAGACGTGATTCTTTTCCCCAGCCCGATTGCGTAA
- a CDS encoding tRNA threonylcarbamoyladenosine dehydratase — protein MGIEKGIFNRTSLLLGDDVMGDIYQKRVIIFGLGGVGSWCAESLVRSGIKELVLVDSDRVCVTNVNRQLMATTKTVGQVKVEVLKNRLLEINPHANIVALQDIYEEANTDKFQLDTFDYIIDAIDSLENKMQLLWHATRTKATVFSSMGAALKMDPTRIKVAEFWKVAGCPLARALRDKFKKKKMALKKKVLCVYSDELLKNRGKNSSCGTDACMCPKVRHERSEAELQNASLVDHEWCSSKAQINGTMAHSTAIFGFMIAGLVMQDIYKKALASAE, from the coding sequence ATGGGAATCGAGAAAGGCATCTTTAACCGCACATCGCTCCTGCTCGGGGACGACGTGATGGGCGACATCTACCAGAAGCGCGTCATCATCTTCGGTCTCGGCGGTGTGGGCAGCTGGTGCGCCGAAAGCCTGGTGCGTTCCGGCATCAAGGAACTCGTGCTTGTCGATTCCGACCGCGTGTGCGTCACCAACGTGAACCGTCAACTGATGGCCACCACAAAGACCGTAGGCCAAGTCAAGGTCGAAGTCCTCAAGAACCGCCTGCTCGAAATCAACCCGCACGCCAACATTGTCGCGTTGCAGGACATCTATGAAGAAGCGAATACGGACAAATTCCAGCTGGACACCTTCGACTACATCATCGATGCCATCGATAGCCTCGAAAACAAGATGCAGCTGTTGTGGCACGCCACACGCACCAAGGCCACAGTCTTCTCTTCGATGGGCGCAGCCCTCAAGATGGACCCCACGCGAATCAAGGTCGCCGAATTTTGGAAGGTTGCCGGTTGCCCGCTCGCCCGCGCCCTGCGCGACAAGTTCAAGAAAAAGAAAATGGCGCTCAAGAAAAAAGTGCTGTGCGTCTACAGCGACGAACTCCTGAAAAACCGCGGCAAGAATTCTTCTTGCGGAACGGACGCCTGCATGTGCCCCAAGGTGCGCCACGAAAGGAGCGAAGCCGAACTCCAGAACGCAAGCCTGGTCGATCACGAATGGTGCAGCAGTAAGGCGCAAATCAACGGCACCATGGCACACTCCACCGCTATTTTTGGATTCATGATTGCGGGCCTCGTGATGCAGGACATCTACAAGAAGGCATTGGCTAGCGCGGAGTAA
- a CDS encoding DNA alkylation repair protein, translating into MKRTPAKGFSVESRIQDALFNARDLKFKAFHSRLIPTIPADTVIGVRTPDLKLIAKNFSADPNIDKFLNRLPHRYYDENQVHSFILSGINDFDKCIAQVENFLPYVDNWATCDQLRPKVLGKSLENRKKLLEFIKLWIRGRLASGEQVEDDTYVVRFGIEMLMTWFLDEDFEPMFLRWVAAVRREDYYVKMMVAWYFATALAKQYDATIPYIQEHKLEPWTHNKAIQKAIESYRITPEQKAYLKTLKV; encoded by the coding sequence ATGAAGCGAACGCCTGCCAAGGGGTTTTCGGTAGAAAGCCGGATTCAAGACGCCCTGTTCAACGCACGGGACCTGAAGTTCAAGGCCTTTCACAGCAGGCTCATTCCTACGATTCCTGCGGACACCGTTATCGGCGTGCGGACTCCGGACTTGAAACTCATTGCCAAGAATTTTTCGGCAGACCCGAACATTGACAAATTTCTGAATAGGCTCCCGCACAGGTATTACGACGAGAACCAGGTCCATTCCTTTATCCTGTCGGGCATCAATGACTTTGACAAATGCATTGCGCAGGTAGAAAACTTTTTGCCCTATGTAGACAACTGGGCTACCTGTGACCAGCTACGGCCAAAAGTGTTAGGGAAAAGCTTGGAAAACCGCAAGAAGCTGCTGGAATTCATAAAGCTCTGGATTCGCGGGCGGCTGGCTTCTGGCGAACAGGTAGAAGACGACACTTATGTTGTGCGTTTTGGAATCGAGATGCTGATGACCTGGTTTTTGGATGAGGACTTTGAGCCTATGTTCTTGCGGTGGGTTGCGGCAGTCCGCCGCGAAGATTACTACGTGAAGATGATGGTAGCTTGGTATTTTGCCACTGCCCTGGCCAAGCAATATGATGCTACGATACCTTATATCCAGGAGCATAAATTGGAACCCTGGACCCACAACAAGGCTATCCAGAAGGCCATCGAAAGCTACAGGATTACCCCCGAGCAAAAGGCGTACCTGAAAACGCTGAAAGTGTAG